In Longimicrobium sp., one genomic interval encodes:
- a CDS encoding FtsW/RodA/SpoVE family cell cycle protein, with protein MALRDLFRRRSRGSSAAGPLGVTVRVKAHNVPGAETSGRVFPAPIWWGLLLAVVFYALAHASIILGVWPVHGTSPGAGGILLRDALALVAWGIVILVLRKAHYRGAWGIVVLPVIIFCLSRPAQFQAFTDPAYQARGGARSQANDLKATRSRLSTIDRVYSAERKELVYQGTPPPLPDPFKTAVGEETRGFFAKSATYFPVFIAPLLVLVGYLVIARQTWLLRWIRDRKLLVFIPAMLVFFGLAMVPSARTTGKVAGTTPWELILPFLVATWAAVLADDAYNLARPGSVVSPRRLGSLVLYGALPIVPFLIIHELGLSIVLATSFAAMLLVGTRRGWWAALLLVVWMALVMLVFRTDDRSQTRAALAYHPYRDLSGMAPADQEKWAGKVHQIKLFDANVLAGEWLGDGPGRGHGETAPNAADDGFFTLIAAQWGWTGGVALVLVYTVFLVELLTAAVRERGAYERCIVTGLSMLIAVPFWLAALGDMRVIPLTGVAAAFAAHGGAKLLASAFGVGIIAGISHRRTEETRMAEVLAPPEERVEADGIRVR; from the coding sequence ATGGCGCTCCGCGACCTCTTCCGCCGCCGCTCGCGCGGCTCGTCGGCCGCCGGGCCGCTGGGCGTGACGGTGCGCGTGAAGGCGCACAACGTTCCCGGCGCGGAGACCTCCGGCCGCGTCTTTCCCGCGCCCATCTGGTGGGGGCTGCTGCTGGCCGTGGTCTTCTACGCGCTGGCGCACGCATCCATCATCCTGGGCGTGTGGCCGGTGCACGGCACCAGCCCCGGCGCGGGCGGCATCCTGCTGCGCGACGCGCTGGCGCTGGTGGCGTGGGGGATCGTGATCCTGGTGCTGCGCAAGGCGCACTACCGCGGCGCGTGGGGGATCGTGGTCCTCCCGGTCATCATCTTCTGCCTTTCGCGCCCCGCGCAGTTCCAGGCCTTCACCGACCCCGCGTACCAGGCCCGCGGCGGCGCCCGGTCGCAGGCCAACGACCTGAAGGCCACGCGCTCGCGGCTGTCGACCATCGACCGCGTGTACTCCGCCGAGCGCAAGGAGCTGGTGTACCAGGGCACGCCGCCGCCGCTCCCCGACCCGTTCAAGACGGCGGTGGGCGAGGAGACGCGCGGCTTCTTCGCCAAATCGGCCACCTACTTCCCGGTCTTCATCGCCCCGCTCCTCGTCCTCGTGGGCTACCTGGTGATCGCGCGGCAGACGTGGCTGCTGCGGTGGATCCGCGACCGGAAGCTGCTGGTGTTCATCCCCGCCATGCTCGTCTTCTTCGGGCTGGCGATGGTGCCCAGCGCGCGGACCACGGGGAAGGTGGCGGGGACCACGCCGTGGGAATTGATCCTCCCCTTCCTGGTGGCGACGTGGGCGGCGGTGCTGGCGGACGATGCCTACAACCTGGCGCGCCCCGGCTCCGTCGTGTCGCCGAGAAGGCTGGGGAGCCTGGTGCTGTACGGGGCGCTGCCGATCGTGCCCTTCCTGATCATCCACGAGCTGGGGCTCAGCATCGTGCTGGCCACCAGCTTCGCGGCCATGCTGCTGGTGGGCACGCGGCGGGGGTGGTGGGCGGCGCTGCTGCTGGTGGTGTGGATGGCGCTGGTGATGCTGGTGTTCCGTACCGACGACCGCTCGCAGACCCGCGCGGCGCTGGCCTACCATCCCTACCGCGACCTGTCGGGGATGGCGCCCGCCGACCAGGAGAAGTGGGCGGGGAAGGTGCACCAGATCAAGCTCTTCGACGCCAACGTCCTCGCGGGCGAGTGGCTGGGCGACGGGCCGGGGCGCGGGCACGGCGAGACGGCGCCCAACGCGGCCGACGACGGCTTCTTCACCCTCATCGCCGCGCAGTGGGGATGGACGGGAGGGGTGGCGCTGGTGCTCGTGTACACCGTATTTCTCGTCGAGCTGCTGACCGCCGCGGTGCGCGAGCGGGGCGCGTACGAGCGGTGCATCGTCACGGGGTTGTCGATGCTGATCGCGGTGCCGTTCTGGCTGGCCGCGCTGGGCGACATGCGGGTGATCCCGCTCACCGGCGTGGCGGCGGCGTTCGCGGCGCACGGCGGGGCCAAGCTGCTGGCCAGCGCCTTCGGCGTGGGCATCATCGCGGGAATCAGC